From Peromyscus maniculatus bairdii isolate BWxNUB_F1_BW_parent chromosome 8, HU_Pman_BW_mat_3.1, whole genome shotgun sequence, a single genomic window includes:
- the Cisd3 gene encoding CDGSH iron-sulfur domain-containing protein 3, mitochondrial: MPRPASAATLFPALLSLPRPLSLWSFPSQMGFRRPPFSPDFIFLFPNHICRPALWKLCQRREISSWLARWFPKDPAKPVVAQKTPIRLELVAGKTYRWCVCGRSKKQPFCDGSHFFQHTGLWPLKFKAQETRTVALCTCKATQRPPYCDGTHKSEQVQKAEVGTPL, translated from the exons ATGCCAAGACCTGCCTCTGCTGCGacccttttcccagcccttttgTCACTCCCACGACCCCTTAGCCTGTGGTCTTTTCCTTCCCAGATGGGCTTCCGGCGTCCTCCTTTCTcccctgattttatttttctatttccaaatCACATCTGCCGGCCTGCCTTGTGGAAGCTGTGCCAGAGGCGGGAAATCTCCTCTTGGCTG GCTCGATGGTTCCCCAAAGACCCAGCCAAGCCCGTGGTGGCACAGAAAACACCTATCAGGTTGGAGCTTGTTGCCGGGAAAACCTACAGATGGTGTGTATGTGGCCGAAGCAAGAAGCAA CCCTTCTGCGACGGCTCCCACTTCTTCCAGCACACTGGCCTTTGGCCACTCAAGTTCAAGGCCCAAGAGACCCGCACAGTGGCCCTATGTACCTGCAAGGCCACCCAGCGCCCTCCTTACTGTGACGGTACCCACAAGAGTGAGCAGGTACAGAAGGCGGAAGTGGGCACCCCACTCTGA